From Apium graveolens cultivar Ventura chromosome 9, ASM990537v1, whole genome shotgun sequence, the proteins below share one genomic window:
- the LOC141684604 gene encoding uncharacterized protein LOC141684604, producing MAQVKILGLFTLLVLAVLQGTNAVTYSVTNTAETTPGGQKFSNEIGSDYSRQTLSASTDFIWRLFQQNSDSDRKNVQQVSLFIDDMDGVAYTSNDEIHVSARYIQDYNGDVKGEYTGVLYHEMTHVWQWSNAAPGGLIEGIADFVRLKAGYAPSHWVQPGEGDKWDQGYDVTARFLDYCNSLSNGFVAELNKKMKDTYSANFFVEVLGKTVDQLWSDYKAKYQT from the coding sequence ATGGCTCAAGTTAAGATTCTCGGTCTTTTTACGTTGCTAGTTCTAGCAGTCCTGCAAGGAACCAATGCAGTTACGTACAGTGTGACCAACACTGCGGAAACAACACCAGGTGGTCAGAAATTCAGCAATGAAATTGGATCGGACTACAGCAGACAGACCTTATCGGCCTCGACGGACTTTATCTGGAGGCTCTTCCAGCAGAACAGCGATTCTGATAGGAAAAATGTGCAACAAGTGAGTTTGTTCATAGACGATATGGATGGAGTTGCTTATACTAGCAATGACGAAATTCATGTTAGTGCACGCTACATTCAAGATTATAATGGTGATGTCAAGGGTGAATATACCGGAGTACTTTATCATGAAATGACACATGTGTGGCAATGGAGCAATGCAGCTCCCGGGGGATTGATTGAAGGAATTGCGGATTTTGTTAGGCTTAAGGCTGGGTATGCACCGAGCCATTGGGTGCAGCCAGGGGAGGGTGATAAGTGGGATCAAGGATACGATGTGACTGCTCGATTTTTGGACTATTGTAACAGTCTCAGTAATGGTTTTGTGGCTGAACTCAACAAGAAGATGAAAGATACCTATAGTGCCAACTTCTTTGTTGAGGTCCTAGGCAAAACAGTTGATCAGCTCTGGAGTGACTACAAGGCCAAGTATCAAACTTAA